GTGCGCTCGCGCTCTTCCTCACCGGCGGCCACCTCGCCGGCCGGATCTACACCGTCGGCACGCTGACGGGGTCGACGCGGGGTTACCTCGTGCTCGCCATGATCGTCCTCTGGCTGGCGCTGGCCGCGCTCGTCGAGATCGGTACGAGCAAGATCAGTTCGGGCCTGGCCGAGCGGAAACTCCGCGAGCCCGCACAGAACGCCCGTCCCTTCTTCCTCGGCGCTTCCGTGGCCGCACTCGGCCTGCTCGTCGTCGCCGGCCTGCTCCTGGGCGGGGTCTGAGGACGAGCGCCTCTTCCGCTGCTTTCGAACCGCCGGTCAGCCGAACAGCCGCTCCCGGAGCGACCGGGGCCGCGGGCGTTCGGCCAGCAACACCGGCGTGTCGATCGACTCGAGCACGGACAGCGCCAGCGAACCGCGGACGACCCGGGTGAGCAGCCCCTCCTCGGTCGCGCCGATCACGACGAGCGAGCGGTCCGATGCCGCCGTCGCGATCGCCGACTCCACGTCGCCGGTCGCGACAGTGATGGACGCGTCGTCGAGTCCGTGCTCGCTCGCCCACTCGCCGATGAACTCGCGGCCCGTCGACTCGTCGTCGGCGACGTAGAGCACCGTCACCTCGGCGTCGACCGTGTCCCTGAGAGCGCGGGCCACGTCGGCCGAGAGGTCCGAGGAGTAGCCGCCGGCGGTCGGGAGGAGCACGTCCGTGGCGTCGAACTCGTCGCCGTCGAACACCAGCACGTCACAGGGGAGGTCGTGCGTGAGTTCGTCGAGGGTCCCCTCGGCCCGCCCGCCGGCGAACTGCGCGCCCCCGTAGCCCATGACGAGCGTGTCGACGTCGTGCTGACGGGCGGCGTCGAACACCTCCGCGACGCCCTGGTGGGAGAGGATCGTCCGCGTCTCGACGGGCACGCCGAAGGCTTCGGCATCGGCCCGCGAGTCGGCGAGCAGATCCCTGGAGGTCGAAAGCAGGTCCTCGTCGCGCTCGGCGGCCGCGAGCGAGGTCTGGTCGGGCACCTGGACGACGTGGGTGGCGAGGACCGACCCGTCCTGGGCGCTGGCCATCGCGCCAGCGAGCGTCGTGAGGGCGCGCTCGGTCCGCGGGTTCGAGAGCGCGACCATCACCGTCGGTCCCTCAGAATCGGTGTCGCCGTCGGGGGCGACGGTCTCGGCCGCGCCGACCACGGAATCCGGCATCGCGTCCCCGCGCGTCCGGACGTACTCGGAGAGCAGGCCCTCCTCTGGCGCGTGGTTCCGGGCGTACGCGAAGTACCATATCACTGCCCCGACGACGAACACCCCCGAGAGGGCGAGTTCGCGGCTCCCGACGAACGCGAGTAGCCCCAGCGACAGCCCCATCCCGAGGATCGGGGTGATCGGGTACAGTGGGACCGTGAAGTCGGGGTCGTACCCCGGCGCATCGGTCTCCCGGAAGACGATCAGCGCCGCGTTCATCAGCGCGTAGACGA
Above is a genomic segment from Halorientalis sp. LT38 containing:
- a CDS encoding transporter, giving the protein MASIDLTIGYVLHMLFAGLWTGSVLFMTYGVLPVAREGSIDTDPFADITSRLLTLSRACALALFLTGGHLAGRIYTVGTLTGSTRGYLVLAMIVLWLALAALVEIGTSKISSGLAERKLREPAQNARPFFLGASVAALGLLVVAGLLLGGV
- a CDS encoding amino acid permease, whose protein sequence is MSDEELAKDLGLVSAMTIGIGTMIGAGIFVLPGVAARAAGPIVVVSFVVGGVVAMVNAFSVSELGTAMPKAGGGYYYVNRALGPLFGSIAGMGDWMGLAFASAFYSIGFGQYLTTLVPIPNFFILTDIQIGALLAGTAFVLVNYVGAKETGGVQTVIVTLLMAVLGLFAIQGWLSFDYATLVGDGGLAPMGYGAILPGTALVFVSFLGYAKIATVAEELKNPGRNLPIAVIGSVAIVTVLYAILVSIMLGVVPWPELSESAPLTQATEIAFPGGFAGIAVTIVTAGALLATASSANASILASARINFAMGRDRIVTDWLNEIHPNFATPYRSILVTGGMIVVFIAALGQDVEALSKAASVLHLVVYALMNAALIVFRETDAPGYDPDFTVPLYPITPILGMGLSLGLLAFVGSRELALSGVFVVGAVIWYFAYARNHAPEEGLLSEYVRTRGDAMPDSVVGAAETVAPDGDTDSEGPTVMVALSNPRTERALTTLAGAMASAQDGSVLATHVVQVPDQTSLAAAERDEDLLSTSRDLLADSRADAEAFGVPVETRTILSHQGVAEVFDAARQHDVDTLVMGYGGAQFAGGRAEGTLDELTHDLPCDVLVFDGDEFDATDVLLPTAGGYSSDLSADVARALRDTVDAEVTVLYVADDESTGREFIGEWASEHGLDDASITVATGDVESAIATAASDRSLVVIGATEEGLLTRVVRGSLALSVLESIDTPVLLAERPRPRSLRERLFG